GTGGAGTGGGCATGGTGATGTGTGTAACCCCAGGACTCAGAAACATGGggtcacaagttccaggccagcctggactatttGGTGAGACCTatcttgaaaggaaaaaatagattTGGGGCAAAACAGATTAATCGAGGTCTTCTGAATTCCAAGGTTCAATAGGCAAATACCAAGCCAGGGGGTTTGGGGAAGTGGTTCCCTACCGAGCATAGCCAGCGGAACTCTACACCTGAGGTCATTGCCTCTGTTAAATGGGAGTGCGAAAGGGAGAAGGCAAGCTACAGACACCAACAGTGAAGCAGGATTTGAACTCGGCATAGAATGAGAAATCcccagggactagagagatggctcagaggttaagagcactgactgctcttccagaggtcctgagttcaattcccagcaaccacatggtagctcacaaccatctgtaacgagatctggtgccctcttctggcctgcaggcacctgtatacataataaataaatcttaaaaaaaaaaaaagaaagaaagaaagaatgagaaatcCTAAAGCCCTTCTGGAACACCAACTGAATGCAGATATGAGATTGTTTCTTGTTCAGCTGCTCCACAGCCcagaaaggcatgtgctactagtcattcattcattcattcattcaacaaacatcgAGTGTCCACTGTTTGCCTGGCCCTGTTGTAGGGCATGAGGACAGGTATattgaaaagaacaaaatcaaataaCCTCTGCCCTGAGttgggggatgtagctcaataggTAGagtactgccgggcggtggtggcacatgtctttaatcccagcactggggaggcagaggcaggcagacctctgtgagttcgaggccagcctggtctacagagagaattccaggacaggctccaaagctacacagagaaaccctgtctcgaaaaaccaaacaacaaacaaacaaacaaacaggtagagtacttacctagcattTTTGAGGTACTGGGTTCCacctccagcaccacacaaactgggctgtggtgcacacctgtaatcccagcatacaggaggcagaggcaggaggatagacgTTTACAGCTAGCCCCAAGCTACATAAGACTTGGGCTAAAACAACAAAGCCTCTGTCTGCTCTGAGATGGATGTGGTCACTCACACCTATGATCCTAGCAGAAGGATCACTGAGCTACAGGGCAGTCTGCAATACTTAGCAAAAccctacttacacacacacacacacacacacacacacacacacacacacacacacagagtgtgtatCATGGGTCAGGAGCGGAGTGAGGAGAATGGAGTAGCCAAAGTCAGGGAAGTCAAAGAATGTAGAACCTTGTGAGCTCTGAGAACCTGggcttttgttcagagaaaggagagagccatgAGGGTTTGGAGGGGAACAAGGGACATATATTTGTCAACAGCCTCTTCCTGGCTGCTAAGTAGGAAAATGAATTCAGCAGTTGCAGACGTGGCTCAGGTGGTGCAGTTGGCCTcccatgcatgaggccctggttcCTGAACCTAGATGTGGTTGCATATGCCTGCAAACCAGCACACGTGAGGTGAAGTCAGAAGTGGGGTCTTCAGATCATTTGGCTACAcagaagtcagcctgggctacataaaccCAGCCTCAAGCTCATTTTAGCTAcacagaggtcagcctgggttacaggagccaatgtctcaacaacaacaaatggagaggggaaaaggaaatagatttGATGAAGATGGAGTAACCTGAAGTTCATAGGTATTTAAACGGAAGATTCAGGACTTGAGACTTGACTGCAGATCTTCCTGAGGCCACATAACCTGATAACCTGTGCTCTGTACGAGGCAGAGGGtgtcctccaccaccaccaccaccaccaccaccaccaccaccaccaccaccaccacctcacctGAATAAAGGCCACAGCTTTACATGTCTCCTGGAGCACTTCCTGGGGGACCAAGGGCAAAGACACACCAGCAgcctctctctgccctccctgcAGCCCACCTGCTCCTTGCTGTTTGTCTTGTAGGCTCAAGAAGGCCTTCCAGCTACCCAGGGCAGAGGCTGGTACCAGAGGATCCAGAGTCCAGCTCTgattggcagcagcccaggcctgagTAGGGGTAGATGGAACCCTAGGCCTCCCTGAGCCTGTGGGTAGCCACGCCCCACTGAACAAACCCAGCAGCGTGGTTAACTGGCCACGGAGCATCACTTAGCTGTGCGGTTGTCAGTCAGTCTTGGAGTGGGCTCAGGGTCCTGGGCAATGGACCCTGCTGTCCAGAGTGTGAGTCTGGGTCCTCAGAGGTCTGCTTTTCACCACTGTCTCCTCCCGGCAGCCCAGAGGTGGTTCTGGGAGCTCCCAGCAGGGAAGGAAGGCAAGCTGACCTGTCCAATCCCACAGCTCCTCCCAGCCTGCTGCGAGTCTCAGTGGGGGCTGAGCCTGCTCCATGGGGACCATGAGAATCAAGGAAGGCAGGTCTAGGGGACAGAGGCTTAGGAGTCTTTTGAATCCTGAGACCCCCATTTATCCACTTAGTGACATCACACCCTTCAGTGACTTGGAGGTTCTATGCTCTGCCCTGCAGTTTCTTGGCTGTGCACCCTCATGCAAGGCCATTAACCACTCTGGGcttcagctccctcttctggagtATGATGCTGGTAACATCTCTCCCTCAGAgactggagagaggactcagaaAGACCTGAAAGACCAGGTGTTGACACACACTGGTCGCATAAGCCcattatgtttttttcttcctgttctgaGGAGGGAACCCTTAGGAATGATAAGCTGGGAGCTCTCTGAGACACCCCTGCGCCCAAACAATAATGAGTTAACATGACTGCTATTATTGTCTTTTTGGGTGAGAGGGTCGAGACAGGACTTCCCAGCCCAGACTGGCTATAACCTTGGGCTTCTTCCGCCTCATTCTCTTGAGTGCAGAGATTAGAGGTATGGGCCACAACTTTcatatctgtcatcccagcacatgagaggctgaggcagggggatcagaagtttaagggcagcctgggctaaagagtgattctgtttcaaagggaaaaaaatgaatggaacGAGCTTTACAGGGGTCAGGGTATGGGTTTCTGATCCCAGGGCAGTCAGGGAAGACCCCCGGAGAAGGTGACACTTTTGCAGAGAGCTGAGATGCTGATGCAGGCATGGGAACAGAGTGGTGGGAAGTACACAAAGGATGTGAGATTGTGCCCCAGGCTCTGGGGGCCTCGAGGCGCCTGGGGGGTCCAGCCCTAGCACCTCAAAGGCATGCATCTCACACCCAGGTGAAGAGGGGCAAGGCCAGGCCGCAGGAGCGTGAGAAGCTGCGGCCTGGGTCTTTCCCGGGGCCCGCTCGCCATCTGGCGGCAGCCCCCGGGACTGCGTGGTCGCCGTGCCCCGACACCCGCCTCCACGCGGACTCTTACCCCAACCCATCCTTTCTGCTGTCCTCCAGCCAAGGCCAGTTCCATCCTGCCAGAGACCGAAGCGCCAAATGTCAGGGCGGCCTTGACCCTCTCTCTGCCGTCTCCGTCCCACTTCTCACTTCTGccttctgcatgctgggattaaaagcttgcacttTCACTCTGGACTTTATAAGAGGCTTGAGCACCTAGGGCAGCTATTCTCAAACTGTGGATCAAGACCCCTTTGGAggggaggtcacatatcagatatcctgcatatcagatcaacatgaggaactgtattaaagggtcgaagcgttaggaaggttgagaaccactgacctagcaCTTTGGAATCCACAAGGCACCAGGAAGCCACGCCGCACAGTAGAGGACTAGAGTAAGACTGGGAGTCCTAGAGAGAAGCCTGAGCAGTTAAgaactcttgcagaggacttcagttcagttcccagcaccaagtaACTACAGCTCCATGGGATCCCACACCCTTTGAGCCTCCAGGGGAAccgcactcatgcacataaccaCACATAGATGTACACATTCTAGATGTAGAACATTTtaagcaaatgttctaccactcaCCTGCACTCAAACCCTCAAGAATCCTTGCTTTTAAGAACAAATCCCAGgtcaagatgtctcagtgggtaggTGTGCTTGCCATTcgagcctggcaacctgagttacACCCCTGGAAGTAATGCACTGAccccacaaaattgtcctcttacagatgtgtgtggcatgcacacccacatacacacacatgcacacacagacacatacctaatgaatttttcaatttttaaaaatgttactttaatgtgtgtgaatgttctgCCTTTGTTTAGGTTTGTGCACTGTGTACATACCTGGTGCCCTAAGGGGCAGAGTCACTAtctcccctggaaccagagctacAGAGcatctgaggacaacttgtgggagtccattctctccttccaccatgtggattctggggatcaaactccagcTGTCAGACTCTGCTGAGCCATGttgctggccctgccccttgatTTTTACGTGAACTATTATAAGCATTCAGCTAAGTGAAGACAAATTGCAAAACCATCCCAGACACATTGTCACCCTGGGGAAGGCCCCTGAGATGGCCCAGAGGGTCAAaacacttgccactaagcctgacgaCCCGAGTTCAATACCCAATACACACATGGTGAGAAGAGAGAACGGAGTCCCCCAAATCCCCTCCTGATTGCCACATCTGCACTGAGGGTTGTggacacacaagaaataaatgtaatagtTTTTAAGATGGTGGTGGTGTtccctttaattctagcacttgggaggcagaggcaggtgggtctctgtgagttcgaggtgagcttagtctacaaagtgagttccaggacagccagggctacacagagaaaccctgtctaaagggggggggggggagactttcatattgtacatatttttcccattttgattttaatggatttattcattttgacaTGGTCTCACTTTGAatccctggctggcatggaacttgatatgtagaccaggtttgccTCAAGACTTCTGACTCCCTTAGGGCTGAGatttaaggtgtgtaccaccacagtgGGCCCAAGAtcaaactccttttttttttttttcttttcttttttggaagtgTCTGGGACAAGGCAAAACTTACTCTCTTCCAAGAGGGTGCATTCAGAAGAGCAAACAGAGAGATAGGAAGTGCACTTAGTTTTTATTCTCGCTCAGGTGGTAACTGTGTCTTTTCCTCATTGGCTGGGGTCAAAGATCAAACTCTCAAAGCATTGCTCTTATATTTCAAAATGGTCACAGTTCTGCTTAGAAAGTGTACACTCACATGTTTTACAGCGGGTTAAACCAAAATGCTGTAATTAACCAACATGCTATCACTTTTGAATCATAGACATGGCTCCTATATCtgagttttaaaaaaagcatGTTTCTAGACATGAATCTGAAGCTTTCAGTGTTCTGCGGTATGAGACATTCATTCACATAAACAAAACAGTTGTAGCCTTAAATATGCCCACTACTCAAGCACAgacctccaacaacaacaacaaaagatcgAGGTTAAAACAacctttgaagatttatttttatttattagcacATGCCTGCCACATGTATGCAGTcaccctcaaaggccagaagaccagagaaggtcactggacccctggagctggagttatgtgTCCCGAGACTTTACGTGGTTGC
This sequence is a window from Peromyscus eremicus chromosome 5, PerEre_H2_v1, whole genome shotgun sequence. Protein-coding genes within it:
- the Dand5 gene encoding DAN domain family member 5 — encoded protein: MLRGQLTTLLGLFSGAWLPTGSGRPRVPSTPTQAWAAANQSWTLDPLVPASALGSWKAFLSLQDKQQGAGGLQGGQREAAGVSLPLVPQEVLQETCKAVAFIQVLSRPGCTAARVLNHLCFGHCSSFYIPSSDPTPVVLCNSCVPAQKRWTSVVLWCGAGHAASPRRVRMTVTLVQKCQCGPKL